In one window of Polaromonas naphthalenivorans CJ2 DNA:
- the glcF gene encoding glycolate oxidase subunit GlcF, with translation MQTQLAPEFQNTPDGRQAEAILRKCVHCGFCTATCPTYQLLGDELDGPRGRIYLIKQVLEGETPTRKTQLHLDRCLTCRNCESTCPSGVQYGHLVDIGRKLVDERVPRPVGERAVRWALKEGLPSPLFAPAMKIGQAVRGLLPESLKAKVPPKQPAGQWPTRSHARKMLMLEGCVQPAMMPNINSATARVLDAAGIEVVTAAKAGCCGAVKFHLNDQDGGKLEMRRNIDAWWPYVEQGVEALVMNASGCGVTVKEYGYILKDDAAYAEKAARISALTRDLSELLPVIAESLQASRPDLAGKIAAGAPRLAFHPPCTLQHGQQLRGGVEQHLGALGFDIKVSGNEAHLCCGSAGTYSVLNPEIAYQLRDRKLANLDAMAPEVIVSANIGCITHLQSGTTTPVRHWVEVLNEALLNQ, from the coding sequence ATGCAAACCCAACTCGCCCCCGAATTCCAGAACACGCCCGATGGCCGCCAGGCCGAAGCCATTTTGCGCAAATGCGTGCACTGCGGTTTCTGCACCGCCACCTGCCCGACCTACCAGCTGCTCGGCGACGAGCTGGACGGCCCGCGCGGCCGCATCTACCTGATCAAGCAGGTGCTCGAAGGCGAAACGCCGACGCGCAAGACCCAGTTGCACCTGGACCGCTGCCTGACCTGCCGCAACTGCGAATCCACCTGCCCCAGCGGCGTGCAGTACGGCCACCTGGTCGATATCGGCCGCAAGCTGGTCGATGAACGCGTGCCGCGCCCGGTGGGCGAGCGCGCCGTGCGCTGGGCGCTCAAGGAAGGCCTGCCGTCGCCGCTGTTCGCCCCCGCCATGAAGATCGGCCAGGCGGTGCGCGGCCTGCTGCCCGAGTCGCTTAAGGCCAAGGTGCCGCCCAAACAGCCGGCCGGCCAGTGGCCCACGCGCAGCCATGCGCGCAAGATGCTGATGCTGGAGGGCTGCGTGCAGCCGGCCATGATGCCCAACATCAATTCGGCCACCGCTCGCGTGCTGGACGCCGCCGGCATCGAGGTCGTGACGGCGGCCAAGGCCGGCTGCTGCGGCGCGGTGAAGTTCCACCTGAACGACCAGGACGGCGGCAAGCTGGAAATGCGCCGCAACATCGACGCCTGGTGGCCGTATGTGGAGCAGGGCGTTGAAGCGCTGGTGATGAACGCCTCGGGCTGCGGCGTCACCGTCAAGGAATACGGCTACATCCTGAAAGACGATGCGGCCTATGCCGAAAAAGCCGCCCGCATCAGCGCGCTGACCCGCGACCTGAGCGAGTTGCTGCCGGTTATCGCCGAATCGCTGCAAGCCAGCCGGCCCGACCTGGCCGGAAAGATTGCCGCCGGCGCCCCCAGGCTGGCGTTTCACCCGCCGTGCACGCTGCAGCACGGCCAGCAGCTGCGCGGCGGCGTCGAGCAGCATCTGGGCGCATTGGGTTTCGACATCAAGGTCTCCGGCAATGAGGCGCACCTGTGCTGCGGCTCGGCGGGCACCTACTCGGTGCTGAACCCCGAGATCGCCTACCAGTTGCGCGACCGCAAGCTGGCCAACCTGGACGCCATGGCGCCCGAGGTGATTGTCTCTGCCAACATCGGCTGCATTACCCACCTGCAAAGCGGCACCACGACACCGGTGCGGCACTGGGTCGAGGTGCTCAATGAAGCGCTATTGAATCAATAG
- a CDS encoding extracellular catalytic domain type 2 short-chain-length polyhydroxyalkanoate depolymerase has protein sequence MSLPRSIASLVLLSLTAAQALAQPAAPVSLPAYGANPQQTSVSGLSSGAFMAVQMQVAYSGSIIGAGVVAGGPYYCAANNMMYATTICMGNGMPIYPPLLVSAAQSFADAGLIDPLKNLNQRRVYVFSGTDDTVVRQPVVDATVEFFKEVGVQTAQLQYVNKMPAGHAVITPSYGNDCAANADPYISHCSVETKGYDQAGALLQHIYGALQPRVDTPSGTIVSFNQRTYASAATGMAGTGFVYVPKSCSTTGANCKVHVAIHGCKQSVESVGNQFITDTGYNNWADNNKLMVLYPQVNKSWSPLNPDGCWDWWGYTGTNYAYKSGSQMKAIKAMVNQLAQQPKKSRT, from the coding sequence ATGTCATTGCCGCGTTCCATCGCCAGCCTCGTGCTGCTCAGCCTGACGGCCGCCCAGGCCCTCGCCCAGCCCGCCGCCCCGGTGAGCCTTCCCGCCTATGGCGCGAACCCCCAGCAGACCTCGGTGTCCGGGCTGTCTTCGGGCGCCTTCATGGCGGTGCAGATGCAGGTGGCCTACTCGGGCTCGATCATCGGCGCGGGGGTCGTCGCGGGCGGGCCTTACTACTGCGCGGCCAACAACATGATGTACGCCACCACCATCTGCATGGGCAACGGCATGCCGATTTACCCGCCGCTGCTGGTCAGCGCCGCCCAGTCCTTCGCCGATGCGGGCCTGATTGACCCGCTCAAAAACCTGAACCAGCGCCGCGTCTATGTCTTCAGCGGAACCGACGACACCGTGGTGCGCCAGCCGGTGGTCGATGCCACGGTGGAGTTCTTCAAGGAGGTCGGCGTCCAGACGGCGCAGCTGCAGTACGTCAACAAGATGCCGGCGGGCCATGCGGTCATCACACCGAGCTATGGCAACGACTGCGCGGCCAACGCCGATCCCTACATCAGCCATTGCAGCGTCGAAACCAAGGGCTACGACCAGGCCGGGGCGCTGCTGCAGCACATCTATGGCGCGCTGCAGCCACGGGTTGACACGCCCAGCGGAACCATCGTCAGCTTCAACCAGCGCACCTATGCCAGCGCCGCCACCGGCATGGCTGGCACTGGCTTTGTGTACGTGCCCAAGAGCTGCAGCACCACGGGCGCGAACTGCAAGGTGCATGTGGCGATTCACGGCTGCAAGCAGTCGGTCGAATCGGTCGGCAACCAGTTCATCACCGACACCGGCTACAACAACTGGGCCGACAACAACAAGCTCATGGTGCTGTATCCGCAGGTCAACAAGTCGTGGAGCCCCCTGAACCCGGATGGCTGCTGGGACTGGTGGGGCTACACCGGCACGAACTACGCCTATAAATCGGGCTCGCAAATGAAAGCCATCAAGGCCATGGTGAACCAGCTGGCGCAGCAGCCGAAAAAATCACGCACTTGA